TTAAATTATGCTGACGAGCTCCCCTAATATTAATTGAATTATCTTCTCTAAAATTATTATCGATTTTATTAACCATGCTTAAATCTAATATATGATTTAGATAGGTTATTATAGTGTAATTTTTTCTCTTTTACGCAGCTGGGCGATCAAGAAGTTTAGAAGCATATTCGTTTACTTCAGAAGAACCTCCGCCGATAAGTTCTATTAATTCATTTTTTCTTTGATTTTTTGTAATTAGTTTTTGAATTGAAGTATAGGTTATTCCATTAATTACGTTTTTATTAACTTTAAAATGAGTTGATCCTCCTGCAGCTAAGAAAGGCTGATGTGTAATACATAAAACTTGTTGATTTTTAGAAATTTGTTTTATCAGCTCAACCAAAGAAAATAGGGATTTACCACTTAAACCGTTATCAATTTCGTCTAAAAAGAAAGTATTTGGTTTTTTAGAAAGACTAGATTTAATAGCTAACAAAAATCTTGACATTTCTCCACCAGAAATAACATTTGATAATGGAGCGAGCTTCTGATCAGGATTAGCCGAAAACAAAAAATTTATATTATCAATTCCATCGCCAGAAGGCTTACATTCGGAAAATTGAATTGAAAAATTTGCATTTTCTAAACCTAAATTGCTTAAAATCGCCATTACTAAACTTTGTAACTGTTTAGCAATTTTTTTTCTTTCAGTAGATTGAATAACATATAAAGAATTTAAATTACTTTGTAAATTCTCAATTTCAGCTTTAATAGTGCAAATCTCATTACCTTGATCATTTTTTTGAAAATACGTCTTTAACTGATCGCGTTTTTCAATTAATTGAGGTAGATCCAATGAAAAAGTTCTCTCCAAGTTTTTTAAAAAAAATAATCTTTTTTGTATTTCTGGAAGATTAGATTCATAATTTTCTATATCTTGCAAATATGAGTGTAGAAGAAAAATTAAATCTTCAACATCAGCATGGATATTTAATAATTTCTCTCTAAACTTATGAATCTTTAAATCAAAATCTGCTGTTTTATTTAAGAATTTTATTGATTGGTTAATTAAAGACGTTACTGATGGTTCATCATGACTGAAATTATTTAGGTTTCCTAAGGATGATCTAATTGAGTTATTAATTTCTAGATTATTTACAAGTTTATTTTCTGATAACTCTAATTCTAAAATTTCCTCACTGGAATTTAAATCAGCTTCTTCTAAACTCTTTAACATTTGTTTAATCGCCAAGTTATTTTCTTCTTGTTTTCTAGAAGATTCTATTTTTTCATCCATTAATCCTTTCAAAGCAACACTTTCTCCCCATATACTTTTAATCCTTTCGCTAGTGCTTCTTAATTCTTGAGAACATAAGTCATCAATAATTAATCTTCTCTTATCTAAAGAATCAAAGATAAAAGTGTCAGATTGACCTGCAAAATCTATTAAAAATCGTCCAAGTTTTTCTAATGAAAGTCTATTAATTGATAAATTATTAAGGCTATATTTGGATAAAATTTTATTATTTTTTTTATAAGATTTTCTTCTAATTTTTAGTTCTGATGAACTTAGTTCAAAACCGTTGCTAATTAACCAATTATTAATTTGGGAAGAAGAAGAAAATATCGCCTCGATAACGCAAAAATCTTTTCCTGGACGTATTAAATGTTTTAGAGGTATATTAGTTCCACCAAATAAAGCATTTAGGGAATCCAAAATTAATGATTTTCCTGAACCTGAATCCCCAGTTATGATATTCAAACCTTTTTCGAAATTAATTTCTATAATTTCAATTAATGCAATATTTTCTATTTTTAATTTTATTAACATGATAAATCTTCCATATAAAAAAATTAACTTCTTTTTGAAAAAAATAAAGGTTTTAAATATATAAAGTTATGAAAGAAGATTTTACAGATTTTATTGAAGTATCTGGACTCTTAAATTACGATCCAGATACAATTTCTAGAATTTACAAAAAAAATCCTAAAAGACTTTTAAAAAGACTTTGGCAAACACTCATACCTATTTTTGCCTACATCTTTTCCATCGGGTGGGATAAATTGACTAGAAGATTAAATAATGAAACACAAGCAAGATTTAGAGCAAGAGAATTAACAAATTTGTTAGTAGAACTTGGACCTGCATTCGTTAAAGCAGGTCAAGCTTTATCAACAAGACCAGATATAATTCCAGGGATTCTTCTAGAAGAATTATCTGAATTACAAGATCAACTACCTGGGTTTGATGGCGATAAGGCAATGGAATTAATTGAAGAAGATTTAGGATCTAAAATAGATGAGATTTTTTTAGAAATTGATAAAGAACCAATTTCTGCTGCTTCTCTAGGGCAAGTTCATAAAGCTAAATTAAAAAATGAAGATATCGTTGCAGTAAAAGTACAAAGACCAGGCTTAAGAGAACAAATAACTCTAGATCTTTACATAGTAAGAAATATTGCTTATTGGCTAAAAAACAATATTGGATTAATAAGAAGTGATCTTGTTGCTTTGATTGATGAATTAGGTAAAAGAGTATTTGAAGAGATGGATTATTTAAACGAAGCTGCAAATGCAGAAAAATTTAGAGATATGCATAAACATAATAAAATGATTGCCGTACCAAAAATTTACAAAACAATAACTTCAAGAAGAGTTTTAACAATGCAATGGATAGACGGTACAAAATTAACAAATTTAGAGGACGTAAAAAAATTAGGAATTAATCCTGATGAAATGATTGATATAGGGGTGCAGTGCAGTTTAGAACAACTTTTAGAACATGGTTTTTTTCATGCAGACCCACATCCAGGTAATTTATTAGCTTTAAAAGATGGAAGATTATGTTATCTAGACTTTGGAATGATGAGCGAAGTTTCCAGAGAATCTAGATCAGGATTAATTCAAGCAGTAGTACATTTGGTAAATAAAAACTTCGATAAATTATCTCAAGATTTCGTAAAATTAGGATTTTTATCAGAAGAAGTTAACCTAGAACCTATTGTTCCTGCATTTCAAGATGTTTTCATTAATGCTGTTGAACAAGGAGTTTCGAAAATGGATTTCAAAAGCGTTACAGATGATATGTCTGGTGTTATGTATAAATTCCCTTTCAGACTGCCTCCGTATTATGCACTTATAATTCGGTCATTACTTACATTAGAAGGAATAGCTTTAAGCGTAGATCCAAACTTCAAAATATTAGGCGCAGCTTATCCATATTTTGCAAGAAGATTAATGGAAGACCCTGATCCACAATTAAGAGAGAGCCTTAAAGAAATGCTCTTTGATAATAAAACATTCAAATGGGACCGTTTAGAAGATTTGCTTTCTAACGCTGCAAAACAAACAAATCTCGATTTAGAAAAACTTTTAGACGAAGTGATAAATCTTCTCTTTTCTTCAAAAGGAGGATTTCTCAGAAATGAAATAGTTGAAGGTTTAACAAATCAAATAGATTTAATTAATCTTAAGATATTAAAAAGTCTGAATAACTATCTTCCACAATCAATAAAGTTAAATACTATTAACGAAAATAACAACTTAAGTGATCTTATAATGTATGTAGAGCCATTGAGAAACTTTTTAGATATTTTACAAAAAGTACCT
This region of Prochlorococcus sp. MIT 0604 genomic DNA includes:
- a CDS encoding AarF/ABC1/UbiB kinase family protein, translated to MKEDFTDFIEVSGLLNYDPDTISRIYKKNPKRLLKRLWQTLIPIFAYIFSIGWDKLTRRLNNETQARFRARELTNLLVELGPAFVKAGQALSTRPDIIPGILLEELSELQDQLPGFDGDKAMELIEEDLGSKIDEIFLEIDKEPISAASLGQVHKAKLKNEDIVAVKVQRPGLREQITLDLYIVRNIAYWLKNNIGLIRSDLVALIDELGKRVFEEMDYLNEAANAEKFRDMHKHNKMIAVPKIYKTITSRRVLTMQWIDGTKLTNLEDVKKLGINPDEMIDIGVQCSLEQLLEHGFFHADPHPGNLLALKDGRLCYLDFGMMSEVSRESRSGLIQAVVHLVNKNFDKLSQDFVKLGFLSEEVNLEPIVPAFQDVFINAVEQGVSKMDFKSVTDDMSGVMYKFPFRLPPYYALIIRSLLTLEGIALSVDPNFKILGAAYPYFARRLMEDPDPQLRESLKEMLFDNKTFKWDRLEDLLSNAAKQTNLDLEKLLDEVINLLFSSKGGFLRNEIVEGLTNQIDLINLKILKSLNNYLPQSIKLNTINENNNLSDLIMYVEPLRNFLDILQKVPGYSIDMFLKRVPRLINEPYTKEMGIKIAKKVTEKGVVRLVKIAAGANI
- a CDS encoding AAA family ATPase, with protein sequence MLIKLKIENIALIEIIEINFEKGLNIITGDSGSGKSLILDSLNALFGGTNIPLKHLIRPGKDFCVIEAIFSSSSQINNWLISNGFELSSSELKIRRKSYKKNNKILSKYSLNNLSINRLSLEKLGRFLIDFAGQSDTFIFDSLDKRRLIIDDLCSQELRSTSERIKSIWGESVALKGLMDEKIESSRKQEENNLAIKQMLKSLEEADLNSSEEILELELSENKLVNNLEINNSIRSSLGNLNNFSHDEPSVTSLINQSIKFLNKTADFDLKIHKFREKLLNIHADVEDLIFLLHSYLQDIENYESNLPEIQKRLFFLKNLERTFSLDLPQLIEKRDQLKTYFQKNDQGNEICTIKAEIENLQSNLNSLYVIQSTERKKIAKQLQSLVMAILSNLGLENANFSIQFSECKPSGDGIDNINFLFSANPDQKLAPLSNVISGGEMSRFLLAIKSSLSKKPNTFFLDEIDNGLSGKSLFSLVELIKQISKNQQVLCITHQPFLAAGGSTHFKVNKNVINGITYTSIQKLITKNQRKNELIELIGGGSSEVNEYASKLLDRPAA